One window of uncultured Methanoregula sp. genomic DNA carries:
- a CDS encoding DUF1700 domain-containing protein — protein sequence MLQTEQEYLHILKIRLTGYISREDLDDILSDYAEHFSIGKSEGRSEEDLCRALGSPDDVAKEIRATYLVKKAEQARSARNIWHAVMATLGLGLFNLVFVLIPFIILIVLLAVIFIAGVALLVLGPVLLLIAVMQLLGVTITVPWWTSPLPGILISTGLFIAGVIMVIVDLHLARFSYHVAIRYLKWNIRVIKGKEAPEQGEPCPQTAVISREGATGLDLQIRFGAGDILVGEGTDEQTLVKLTSGNETCPAPCDYTATLCNGIKKVRIRGSHSFSCSWSESVYAWDVRLNREVPTALEIANHAGRTRLVLGDLNLSALRIKNGAGETRIDLAGYHGGSFDAVIKNGVGSLVIRVPKESNLSIRIHKGVGDVDVRGLLVEGDTYMTSPHPGAPQITFQIKQGVGSISLEAV from the coding sequence ATGCTGCAGACTGAACAGGAATATCTGCATATACTAAAGATCAGGCTTACGGGATACATCAGCAGGGAAGACCTCGATGATATCCTCTCGGATTATGCCGAACATTTCAGTATCGGCAAATCGGAAGGGCGCAGCGAGGAAGACCTCTGCCGGGCCCTTGGATCGCCTGATGACGTGGCAAAGGAGATCAGGGCAACGTACCTGGTGAAAAAGGCGGAACAGGCCCGCAGTGCCAGGAATATCTGGCATGCGGTCATGGCAACGCTCGGCCTTGGCCTCTTCAACCTCGTCTTCGTGCTCATCCCCTTCATCATCCTCATCGTGCTCCTTGCGGTCATATTCATAGCCGGCGTGGCATTACTCGTCCTTGGGCCGGTCCTCCTGCTCATAGCGGTCATGCAACTGCTGGGTGTCACCATCACCGTTCCCTGGTGGACATCACCCCTGCCGGGGATCCTCATCTCCACGGGCCTCTTCATAGCCGGGGTTATCATGGTCATCGTGGACCTGCACCTTGCACGGTTCTCCTACCATGTCGCGATCCGGTACCTGAAATGGAATATCCGGGTGATAAAAGGAAAAGAGGCGCCGGAGCAGGGTGAGCCCTGTCCTCAGACTGCGGTCATCAGCAGGGAGGGGGCGACCGGTCTTGATCTCCAGATACGGTTTGGCGCCGGGGATATCCTGGTCGGTGAAGGAACGGATGAGCAGACCCTCGTGAAGCTGACGTCAGGAAACGAGACCTGCCCGGCACCCTGTGATTATACTGCCACCCTGTGCAATGGGATCAAAAAAGTCAGGATCCGGGGCAGCCACTCGTTTTCCTGTTCATGGAGTGAATCGGTATATGCCTGGGATGTACGGCTGAACCGCGAGGTGCCGACAGCGCTCGAGATTGCCAACCATGCCGGAAGAACCCGGCTGGTACTGGGGGACCTCAACCTGTCTGCCCTGAGAATTAAGAACGGGGCCGGCGAGACCCGTATCGATCTTGCCGGATATCATGGCGGAAGTTTCGATGCTGTCATCAAAAATGGCGTGGGCAGCCTGGTCATCCGCGTGCCAAAAGAGAGCAACCTGAGTATACGGATCCATAAAGGTGTAGGAGATGTGGATGTGCGAGGACTCCTCGTGGAAGGCGATACGTACATGACGTCCCCCCACCCGGGAGCCCCGCAGATCACGTTCCAGATCAAACAGGGAGTGGGCTCGATCTCCCTGGAGGCAGTATGA
- a CDS encoding cation transporter, which translates to MTGGGIRNGADEPGESRQKLVFTGLVIDILILIPETAAVILSGSATLLSDIIKGANEILATSFALLIIRRVTLGGKFTYDYGMGKFESLTRIITGAVMLISLCILLLFTLHRIYNPEHFDVNAAIFVIPVMLFASIADFYHWRKNYQRAQKEPTPIMEAQWRLRRAKTFSDLLIVVALVLSVTLTQYSWAMYIDPAVSFIIIGFLLLAGYREISASLPDLFDKTLDEELQLVILRELSSSFDRYHEFHGVRSRRSGSRIYIEIFLGFDPEQKMGDVQDFIDFLKGSLEALIPGSVVAIIPTRENDPRSAA; encoded by the coding sequence ATGACAGGAGGCGGGATCAGGAACGGAGCAGATGAACCGGGGGAATCCCGGCAAAAGCTGGTTTTCACCGGGCTTGTTATCGATATCCTCATCCTGATCCCCGAGACTGCGGCAGTCATACTCTCCGGATCTGCCACTCTCTTATCTGACATCATCAAGGGTGCAAACGAGATCCTTGCAACCTCCTTTGCGCTCCTGATCATACGGAGGGTGACCCTCGGCGGGAAGTTCACGTACGATTACGGCATGGGAAAATTTGAGTCCCTGACACGGATCATCACCGGTGCTGTGATGCTCATCTCCCTCTGCATCCTCCTCCTCTTCACCCTCCACCGGATTTACAATCCCGAGCATTTCGATGTAAATGCCGCTATCTTCGTTATCCCCGTCATGCTCTTTGCCAGCATAGCGGACTTCTACCACTGGCGGAAAAACTACCAGCGGGCGCAGAAAGAGCCCACCCCTATCATGGAGGCCCAGTGGCGGCTTCGGCGGGCCAAGACCTTCTCTGACCTGTTGATCGTTGTTGCCCTCGTACTGTCGGTAACGCTTACCCAGTACAGCTGGGCTATGTATATCGACCCGGCCGTCTCGTTCATCATCATCGGCTTTTTACTGCTTGCGGGATACCGTGAGATCTCCGCCTCCCTCCCGGACCTGTTCGACAAGACGCTTGACGAGGAGCTCCAGCTTGTTATTCTCCGGGAACTGAGTTCCTCGTTTGACCGGTACCATGAGTTCCATGGTGTCCGCTCGCGCCGTTCCGGCAGCAGGATCTACATCGAGATTTTCCTTGGGTTTGACCCGGAGCAGAAGATGGGCGATGTGCAGGATTTCATTGATTTCCTTAAGGGATCTCTCGAGGCCCTGATCCCCGGGAGCGTTGTCGCCATTATCCCCACGAGGGAGAATGACCCCCGTTCTGCAGCCTGA
- a CDS encoding PadR family transcriptional regulator produces MNIQFKKGVLEICVLSVLANKDCYGYELVGEISKRIDISEGTIYPLLRRLKDEGDVTTYLQESAEGPPRKYYRLTDSGRVKEKEQREEWMQFAASVNALLEGESHAAD; encoded by the coding sequence ATGAATATCCAGTTTAAAAAAGGCGTACTTGAGATCTGCGTTCTCTCTGTCCTGGCCAACAAGGATTGTTATGGCTACGAACTGGTGGGCGAGATCTCGAAGCGGATCGACATCTCGGAAGGGACGATCTATCCGCTCCTGCGGCGCCTCAAGGATGAAGGGGACGTTACTACCTATCTTCAGGAGTCTGCAGAAGGCCCCCCGAGGAAATATTACCGGCTGACAGATTCGGGACGGGTAAAAGAAAAAGAACAACGCGAAGAATGGATGCAGTTTGCAGCATCCGTCAACGCACTGCTGGAAGGAGAATCGCATGCTGCAGACTGA